The following proteins come from a genomic window of Enterobacter chengduensis:
- a CDS encoding DUF1643 domain-containing protein — MIKDAIFSPCGQYRYSLSRVWDESKPYALFIGLNPSYADAENDDRTLSRCISFAKNWGYGGVYMANLFAFVHTQRHEMMKAPDPIGIDNDSHLIRLIAGAGLVVAAWGNEGRHLKRSTVVRQLLPETTMCFVLNATGEPKHPLYMKNDSVLIPLS; from the coding sequence ATGATTAAAGACGCGATTTTTTCACCGTGCGGCCAGTATCGCTACTCGTTATCACGAGTCTGGGACGAATCAAAACCATATGCCCTTTTCATCGGGCTAAACCCTTCATATGCCGATGCTGAGAACGATGATCGCACCTTGAGCCGCTGCATATCGTTTGCCAAAAACTGGGGCTACGGCGGGGTATACATGGCCAACCTGTTCGCGTTCGTTCATACCCAGCGACATGAAATGATGAAAGCACCTGATCCCATTGGTATAGATAACGATAGCCATCTGATAAGGCTTATTGCCGGTGCCGGTCTGGTAGTGGCGGCATGGGGCAACGAAGGCAGACATCTCAAGCGCTCAACAGTAGTCCGACAGTTGCTACCAGAAACCACAATGTGCTTTGTCTTAAACGCCACAGGTGAACCCAAACACCCTCTGTATATGAAAAATGACAGTGTTCTCATACCCTTAAGTTAG
- a CDS encoding GNAT family N-acetyltransferase, translating to MESRYTLVDAVPPAEDFCRLRIISGLTPRPLEAAKQALPRSCHGVYIEYSDLIVDMGRIVGDGALNFEIVDVAVDPEHQGKGLGRKVMEALMSWLGQQAPVGAYITLIADVPELYEKFGFKTVRPESEGMALIWGSH from the coding sequence ATGGAATCACGATACACTCTGGTTGATGCAGTGCCACCCGCAGAGGACTTTTGCCGCTTGCGCATCATATCCGGTTTAACCCCCCGCCCTCTTGAGGCCGCAAAACAAGCCCTCCCAAGAAGCTGTCATGGCGTATATATTGAATATTCTGATCTTATTGTCGACATGGGGCGGATTGTCGGAGATGGAGCGCTCAACTTCGAAATCGTAGATGTTGCAGTCGATCCAGAACATCAAGGTAAAGGGCTGGGCCGGAAAGTCATGGAGGCATTAATGTCCTGGCTCGGGCAACAAGCACCAGTTGGAGCATACATTACCTTGATCGCAGATGTTCCAGAGCTATATGAAAAATTCGGTTTTAAAACCGTCCGTCCTGAAAGCGAAGGGATGGCGCTCATTTGGGGATCGCATTAA
- a CDS encoding tyrosine-type recombinase/integrase: MSIKGQAYLYKRKDGIWMFQIFVPKYLRFLYPCRMWRKTTSTRDLNEARRFRNYLLLEWEELKRKYNPSNPDQWLQQSIAALHTEEKKNKSRPQPVTRSCSIPTLCLLRDEYAESYKNRRSYSTLSKSARAVELFLESAKQPDIALERIGRRLVTEFLDTQKEKGAADQSRQNWLTCLGSLYEFAKRRYDGIPDRNPFHGHNLEARRTIESYQPFEPDQMQKLLDAAEPEIRNIIIMGLFSGCRLDELASLKKSEIKTVECVRCFYISKSKTKAGVRYVPIHSRLSAIVDEYLNHSYGEYLFPQANKINRKDGKKGPYYSQNFTRLRDKVLPTATDRQCFHSLRGMFITCLDRAGVQETRIGSITGHTEQKAKTEAFRTYSQGASMEELAGYVELVDYPEI, translated from the coding sequence GTGTCAATCAAGGGCCAGGCTTACCTATACAAACGAAAAGACGGAATCTGGATGTTTCAGATCTTCGTCCCGAAGTACCTCAGATTTTTATATCCGTGCCGGATGTGGCGCAAAACCACCTCAACCCGCGATCTCAATGAGGCTCGACGGTTCAGAAACTACCTCTTATTAGAATGGGAAGAGCTTAAGCGGAAGTACAATCCGAGCAACCCCGATCAGTGGTTGCAGCAGTCAATAGCCGCCTTGCATACCGAAGAGAAGAAGAACAAGAGCCGCCCTCAACCTGTAACGCGATCCTGTTCGATTCCCACTCTGTGCCTATTACGGGACGAATACGCCGAAAGCTATAAAAACCGCCGCTCTTATTCAACGTTAAGCAAATCAGCGCGAGCCGTTGAACTATTCCTTGAAAGTGCCAAACAACCGGACATTGCCTTAGAAAGGATAGGCCGCCGCCTGGTGACTGAGTTCCTCGATACACAAAAGGAGAAAGGAGCCGCCGATCAATCTCGTCAAAACTGGCTAACGTGTTTAGGGAGCCTCTACGAGTTTGCAAAGCGCCGCTACGATGGCATACCAGACCGCAACCCTTTTCACGGTCATAACCTCGAAGCACGCCGCACGATAGAGAGTTATCAGCCGTTTGAACCTGACCAGATGCAAAAGTTACTTGATGCAGCAGAGCCGGAGATCAGGAACATCATAATCATGGGGCTGTTTTCAGGATGCCGCCTTGATGAACTGGCAAGCCTAAAGAAGTCAGAGATCAAAACGGTGGAATGTGTACGCTGTTTCTACATTTCGAAATCAAAGACTAAGGCGGGGGTACGGTACGTCCCTATTCATTCCCGGCTATCTGCGATTGTCGATGAATACCTGAACCACAGTTACGGCGAATACCTGTTCCCACAAGCTAACAAGATTAACAGGAAGGATGGTAAGAAAGGGCCGTACTACTCTCAAAACTTCACCAGGTTGCGTGACAAGGTTTTGCCTACCGCTACAGATCGTCAATGCTTCCACAGCTTGCGCGGGATGTTCATCACATGCTTAGACCGTGCCGGGGTGCAGGAAACAAGAATAGGCAGTATCACCGGACACACTGAACAGAAAGCGAAAACCGAAGCATTCCGTACCTATTCACAGGGGGCGAGCATGGAAGAGTTAGCAGGGTATGTCGAATTGGTGGACTACCCTGAAATCTAA
- a CDS encoding putative T6SS immunity periplasmic lipoprotein encodes MKNKMLLGVVFLLTGCPGPGDRMVDRESTTALIKDNQVCVLSPLEPQERITAIQIKSDNSDSLHKIFDDKPVYVPKGECLPVFGFKFTSGERYSFAYDVQSDKSESHLVTAELSYPKE; translated from the coding sequence ATGAAAAACAAAATGTTGCTGGGTGTTGTATTCCTCTTAACGGGATGCCCTGGGCCAGGTGATCGAATGGTAGATCGTGAATCTACAACGGCATTGATCAAAGATAATCAAGTTTGTGTGTTGTCACCACTGGAGCCGCAGGAACGGATCACTGCTATTCAAATCAAAAGCGATAATAGCGACTCTCTTCACAAGATTTTCGATGACAAGCCTGTTTATGTGCCGAAGGGGGAGTGTCTTCCTGTATTTGGATTTAAGTTTACGTCTGGGGAGCGGTATAGCTTCGCGTATGACGTCCAATCTGATAAGTCAGAATCACATTTAGTCACCGCTGAACTTTCATACCCTAAAGAATAG
- a CDS encoding recombinase family protein, whose product MTTVIGYVRVSTSDQNVENQKQQITEAGYSVNRWFSDKAVSGAVKASDRPGFGELLSYVREGDTLIVIAIDRLGRNTIDVLSTVEMLQAKGVKVVSLREGFDLSTPVGKAMLTMMAGLASLEKDLIAERRTAGIKRAQSEGKHCGRPIKATAEQVRELLDQGCSPAMVQDRLAISKATFYRLKTY is encoded by the coding sequence ATGACAACTGTGATCGGATATGTGCGAGTTTCCACCAGCGACCAGAACGTTGAAAACCAGAAGCAGCAGATAACCGAAGCTGGATATAGTGTTAATCGCTGGTTCAGTGATAAAGCCGTGAGTGGTGCAGTAAAGGCATCAGATCGTCCAGGGTTTGGTGAACTACTCAGCTATGTGCGAGAAGGCGATACGCTGATTGTGATTGCCATAGACCGCTTGGGACGTAATACCATTGATGTACTGTCGACAGTTGAAATGTTGCAAGCGAAGGGCGTGAAGGTTGTCAGCTTGCGAGAAGGGTTCGACCTGTCAACACCAGTGGGTAAAGCAATGCTTACCATGATGGCAGGACTTGCCAGCCTGGAGAAAGACCTGATAGCAGAGCGCAGAACGGCAGGTATCAAGCGTGCTCAATCGGAAGGCAAACATTGTGGCAGACCGATTAAAGCAACCGCTGAACAGGTGAGAGAGCTATTAGATCAAGGTTGCTCTCCAGCAATGGTTCAAGATAGGCTGGCTATCAGCAAAGCCACCTTCTACCGACTAAAGACCTACTGA
- a CDS encoding tyrosine-type recombinase/integrase yields MKGISQALKSADEVKAVAAELQRNARSNLFYCLWVFMYESGLRISDVLKLKYEDVEGQSHLKVKQEKTGNVVRPKVTAAMLSVVAQRKAEQAKMPVATDYIFSAATLRSRGNPVTRNTVFAEFGKMGRRAGFSNVGCHTPRKSRGRVMFDAGVAIETIAHFLGQTDPRSTMYYIGYGQDVQDDLTEEFSLEW; encoded by the coding sequence ATGAAAGGAATTAGCCAGGCGCTCAAGAGTGCAGACGAAGTAAAGGCAGTGGCGGCAGAGCTACAACGCAATGCCAGAAGCAACCTGTTCTATTGCTTGTGGGTGTTTATGTATGAATCGGGCTTGCGTATCTCTGACGTGCTCAAGCTCAAGTATGAGGATGTAGAGGGACAGTCTCACCTCAAGGTGAAGCAGGAGAAAACCGGAAACGTGGTGAGGCCAAAGGTGACAGCCGCGATGCTCTCTGTCGTGGCACAACGCAAGGCAGAGCAAGCGAAGATGCCTGTAGCTACAGATTACATTTTCAGTGCTGCCACATTACGTAGTAGAGGAAACCCCGTTACACGTAACACGGTGTTTGCGGAGTTTGGAAAGATGGGACGTAGAGCAGGATTCTCAAACGTGGGATGCCATACACCACGTAAAAGCCGTGGGCGCGTGATGTTCGATGCAGGGGTGGCTATAGAGACAATCGCCCATTTCCTGGGACAGACAGATCCACGGTCAACGATGTATTACATCGGGTATGGTCAGGATGTGCAGGACGATTTAACAGAGGAGTTTTCTTTAGAATGGTGA
- a CDS encoding recombinase family protein: protein MAIFGYGRVSTAQQDTENQRLELEQAGWTFDFWFADIVSGKVQAIQRKAFAEMLGKIRTGETLVVAKLDRLGRDAIDVLQTVRLLSDRGIKVIVHQLGTTDLTSAAGKLLLSMLAAVAEMERDLLIERTQAGLSRAKAEGKKLGRPSKIAPEARRVIVVKKNSGTSVSALAREYGVSRATIAAILD, encoded by the coding sequence ATGGCGATTTTCGGCTACGGGCGTGTTTCTACCGCTCAGCAAGATACGGAGAACCAGAGGTTGGAGCTTGAGCAAGCTGGTTGGACGTTTGACTTTTGGTTTGCTGATATTGTTAGCGGGAAAGTTCAGGCAATTCAGCGTAAGGCGTTTGCTGAAATGCTTGGCAAAATTCGAACCGGTGAAACGCTGGTAGTGGCAAAACTCGACCGTTTGGGGCGTGATGCTATCGACGTGCTCCAGACAGTCCGATTGTTATCTGATCGCGGCATCAAAGTGATCGTCCACCAGCTTGGAACAACTGACCTCACTTCTGCTGCCGGTAAGCTTCTGTTGTCGATGTTGGCAGCGGTTGCGGAGATGGAGCGTGATCTACTGATTGAACGCACTCAGGCGGGTTTGTCGCGAGCAAAAGCCGAAGGCAAGAAATTGGGTAGACCTTCTAAAATCGCACCAGAAGCCCGTAGAGTGATTGTAGTGAAAAAGAATAGCGGAACCAGTGTCAGCGCGTTAGCGCGTGAATATGGCGTTTCCAGAGCGACGATAGCAGCGATCTTAGATTAA
- a CDS encoding NIPSNAP family protein codes for MERIIEILQYTLRKGTGVTFHNIMREISIPLHQRHGIEVISFGHSMHNPDCYYLIRAFDSHENMVVVLDAFYASTDWRSGPREDIISCIESSQKTVVSMPSGSMEELDRYVAMVNAQ; via the coding sequence ATGGAACGAATCATCGAAATATTGCAATACACATTACGCAAAGGCACCGGAGTCACTTTTCACAATATCATGCGGGAAATCAGCATTCCCCTACACCAGCGCCACGGGATCGAGGTTATTTCGTTCGGACACTCCATGCATAACCCGGATTGCTACTATTTGATACGCGCTTTTGATAGCCATGAGAACATGGTTGTTGTCCTTGATGCTTTTTATGCAAGCACTGACTGGCGCAGCGGCCCACGCGAAGACATCATCAGCTGTATAGAAAGCAGCCAAAAAACAGTGGTAAGCATGCCGTCTGGAAGTATGGAAGAGTTAGATAGGTATGTGGCGATGGTAAATGCCCAGTAA
- a CDS encoding helix-turn-helix domain-containing protein yields the protein MTLRKLFGQRVKELRIATGMSQEAFADRCGFARSYMSRIERGGSNASLDAIEVLANALSVEPWQLLVSDSSEDSDPELLVPYAADGSCFHPGLASTRDGSFGVGDKAAQKRFGTFSEALEYLRSMETAKWRRPNPSGNWGIVSAVRWDKLRK from the coding sequence ATGACCCTGAGAAAACTGTTTGGACAACGAGTAAAAGAGTTGCGCATTGCCACCGGAATGAGCCAGGAAGCCTTTGCCGATCGGTGTGGGTTTGCTCGTAGCTATATGAGCCGCATTGAACGCGGCGGTTCTAATGCGTCTTTGGATGCAATTGAGGTGCTGGCTAACGCTCTGAGTGTTGAGCCGTGGCAACTGTTGGTGTCTGATTCATCTGAAGATAGTGACCCGGAATTACTGGTCCCCTATGCAGCTGATGGCTCGTGTTTTCATCCCGGACTGGCAAGCACCCGCGATGGTTCGTTTGGTGTAGGTGATAAAGCGGCTCAGAAGCGTTTTGGCACGTTTTCTGAAGCTCTTGAGTATCTTCGTAGCATGGAGACAGCAAAATGGCGTAGGCCTAATCCTAGCGGCAACTGGGGTATCGTATCTGCGGTTCGGTGGGACAAACTGAGAAAGTAG
- a CDS encoding DEAD/DEAH box helicase family protein: protein MTEKKPVVNFVNAICGSGKSHRLKEHIYDFNREAVPEKFLIVVPTHALAEQFKQELNRLRIPNHHICVEGATLNLKSTLANSFQTNVVITTHECFTNYCHLATFNPEMRSLLAEHNVMIDEIPDGWFGAEAKIRHADRTAENFPFLAWLEERNGLLYLRDEHYDKLYQYYHEKHANSDSLKKVLYVALDGGGVMHTECDSSYSFFAYTYNPILKAATWAKSFTVLGAGVDRSGFVWMAENVAQIAVQEAGEHLQPEPERRKHKNVPIKIVVVLSEDVKRAGQSELANVFNSHLKEINQIVGKDFIFATNNDKPICDFQTIGLAELGDRMGGEAVSMSSYGMNSYQDVHSAVFLGCANLGDKDRKRWADYCKRIGWDFETVMKKKRQAMYLERCYQFLSRTSIRNTDTDHPLVFVVPDMAAAEYLKTHYFPGSTIECLGIKKAGKQEETRLKVLEYKAQGLTQKKAAEVMAVSVRTVATYWNQGAYV from the coding sequence ATGACCGAAAAGAAACCAGTAGTAAACTTCGTTAATGCGATTTGCGGCTCAGGAAAGAGCCACCGTTTGAAAGAACACATTTACGACTTCAATCGAGAAGCTGTCCCAGAAAAGTTCTTAATCGTAGTACCAACCCACGCTTTAGCCGAGCAGTTCAAGCAAGAACTAAATCGTTTGAGAATCCCAAATCATCACATTTGCGTTGAAGGTGCGACTCTCAACCTGAAAAGTACTCTGGCGAACAGCTTCCAAACGAATGTGGTGATAACCACCCACGAATGTTTCACCAACTACTGCCACCTCGCTACGTTCAATCCTGAGATGCGCTCTCTACTGGCAGAACACAACGTGATGATTGACGAGATCCCTGATGGTTGGTTTGGGGCTGAAGCGAAGATCCGACATGCGGACAGAACGGCAGAAAACTTCCCATTCCTGGCATGGCTGGAAGAGCGAAACGGGTTGCTCTATTTGCGTGATGAGCACTACGACAAGCTGTACCAGTATTACCATGAGAAGCACGCTAACAGCGACAGCCTGAAGAAAGTGCTTTACGTGGCGCTCGACGGTGGTGGTGTGATGCATACCGAGTGTGATTCTTCATACAGCTTCTTTGCATACACTTATAACCCGATACTGAAGGCCGCAACGTGGGCGAAGAGCTTCACTGTGCTTGGCGCTGGTGTAGATCGCAGTGGGTTTGTATGGATGGCTGAGAACGTTGCTCAAATCGCAGTACAGGAAGCCGGGGAACACCTTCAGCCAGAACCCGAGAGACGCAAGCATAAGAACGTGCCTATCAAGATTGTGGTTGTCCTCTCAGAAGATGTCAAAAGAGCGGGGCAGTCAGAGCTGGCTAATGTTTTTAACAGTCATCTGAAAGAGATAAATCAGATTGTTGGGAAGGATTTTATCTTCGCAACTAACAACGATAAACCCATCTGTGACTTCCAAACTATTGGACTCGCTGAGCTCGGTGATCGCATGGGAGGTGAAGCTGTTTCGATGTCCAGCTACGGAATGAACAGCTACCAGGATGTTCACAGTGCTGTGTTCCTCGGATGTGCAAATCTGGGCGATAAAGATCGTAAGAGATGGGCTGACTATTGCAAACGTATCGGTTGGGATTTTGAAACGGTGATGAAGAAGAAGCGCCAGGCAATGTATCTTGAACGGTGCTACCAGTTTCTTAGCCGAACATCCATTCGCAACACTGATACCGATCACCCTCTCGTCTTTGTCGTTCCCGACATGGCGGCAGCGGAATACCTCAAAACCCATTACTTCCCTGGCTCAACCATCGAATGCCTTGGGATCAAGAAAGCTGGCAAGCAGGAAGAAACACGCTTGAAGGTGCTGGAATACAAGGCGCAAGGGCTAACTCAGAAAAAGGCTGCTGAAGTGATGGCGGTGTCTGTGAGGACAGTCGCAACCTACTGGAACCAGGGCGCTTACGTATGA
- a CDS encoding helix-turn-helix domain-containing protein encodes MNLNQIREKYQYTDEDGVTRDRTLNIPHYFKEITSIYSPHLEGGKVKFSAEMQKLYCYVADWEKSGGVCYEEQSELAKVCGLKPRQTINLINTLELIGLITRTKIPGRRNKELRALPLTDAHITPPETQQEAPEEAPAPTMTRVIEEAVIIPESVTASTERVQAVDDVAIIETVCELLSKPDSLRQQSRGDTFINYARRVLKFNNKRLPSRLEEKLEECFESRFPHFYSRFGIPF; translated from the coding sequence ATGAATCTAAACCAAATCAGGGAAAAGTATCAGTACACCGATGAAGACGGCGTAACGAGAGATCGCACTCTCAACATTCCCCACTATTTTAAAGAAATCACTTCTATTTACTCTCCACATCTTGAGGGAGGTAAAGTTAAATTTAGTGCTGAGATGCAAAAACTTTATTGCTACGTTGCAGACTGGGAGAAATCCGGCGGTGTTTGTTACGAGGAACAAAGCGAACTTGCAAAAGTGTGCGGATTAAAACCCCGTCAGACGATAAATCTGATTAATACACTTGAGTTAATCGGACTCATTACCAGAACTAAAATACCTGGTAGGAGAAATAAGGAATTACGAGCGCTCCCCCTCACTGATGCTCACATTACCCCGCCAGAAACGCAGCAGGAAGCCCCAGAAGAAGCGCCAGCGCCAACTATGACCAGAGTTATAGAGGAAGCTGTGATCATCCCTGAAAGCGTTACAGCGTCAACAGAAAGGGTTCAAGCGGTGGATGATGTTGCAATTATTGAAACAGTATGCGAACTGCTGTCAAAGCCTGATAGTTTACGACAACAAAGCAGGGGAGACACCTTTATAAACTACGCTCGCCGCGTGTTGAAATTTAACAATAAGAGATTACCTTCCAGGTTAGAGGAAAAGTTAGAGGAGTGTTTTGAAAGTAGATTCCCTCACTTTTACTCAAGATTTGGAATACCATTTTAA
- a CDS encoding IS5-like element IS903B family transposase: MKDQITHLPDNADRSVAKQKFKITNWPTYNKALINRGSITFWLDDEAIQAWYESATPSSRGRPQRYSDLAITTVLVIKRVFRLTLRAAQGFIDSIFTLMNVPLRCPDYTSVSKRAKSVNVSFKTPTRGEIAHLVIDSTGLKVFGEGEWKVKKHGQERRRIWRKLHLAVDSNTHEIICADLSLNNVTDSEAFPGLIRQTHRKIRAASADGAYDTRLCHDELRRKKISALIPPRKGAGYWPGEYADRNRAVANQRLTGSNARWKWTTDYNRRSIAETAMYRVKQLFGGSLTLRDYDGQVAEAMALVRALNKMTKAGMPESVRIA, translated from the coding sequence TTGAAGGATCAGATCACGCATCTTCCCGACAACGCAGACCGTTCCGTGGCAAAGCAAAAGTTCAAAATCACCAACTGGCCCACCTACAATAAAGCCCTCATCAACCGTGGCTCCATAACTTTCTGGCTGGATGATGAAGCTATTCAGGCCTGGTATGAGTCGGCAACGCCTTCATCACGGGGAAGACCTCAGCGCTATTCTGATCTCGCCATCACCACCGTTCTGGTCATTAAACGCGTGTTCAGGTTGACCCTGCGGGCTGCACAGGGTTTTATTGATTCCATTTTTACACTGATGAATGTTCCGTTGCGCTGCCCGGATTACACCAGTGTCAGCAAGCGCGCAAAGTCGGTTAATGTCAGTTTCAAAACGCCCACCCGGGGTGAAATCGCGCATCTGGTGATTGATTCCACCGGGCTGAAGGTCTTTGGTGAAGGCGAATGGAAAGTCAAAAAACATGGCCAGGAACGCCGCCGTATCTGGCGAAAGTTGCATCTGGCAGTTGACAGCAACACACATGAAATCATCTGTGCAGACCTGTCGCTGAACAATGTGACGGACTCAGAAGCCTTCCCGGGTCTTATCCGGCAGACTCACAGAAAAATCAGGGCAGCATCGGCAGACGGCGCTTACGACACCCGGCTCTGTCACGATGAACTGCGGCGTAAGAAAATCAGCGCGCTTATCCCGCCCCGAAAAGGCGCGGGTTACTGGCCCGGTGAATATGCAGACCGTAACCGTGCTGTTGCGAATCAGCGGCTGACCGGGAGTAATGCGCGGTGGAAATGGACAACAGATTATAACCGTCGCTCGATAGCGGAAACGGCGATGTACCGGGTAAAACAGCTGTTCGGAGGTTCACTGACACTGCGTGACTACGATGGTCAGGTTGCAGAGGCTATGGCCCTGGTACGAGCGCTGAACAAAATGACGAAAGCAGGTATGCCTGAAAGCGTGCGTATTGCCTGA
- a CDS encoding HNH endonuclease: MSSKANRTYKYGDQPIRITTVQVIEEQFGGAATAKQVDAYLKERFPHYKDDTHLNLIVNSVNCNRSYWSFNKTARRTDDVTHRHHEYDRLFKRGKIFEIYQPSIHGIWELYQDQQGKWCYRKVKSEFEKAVDDASELPPSERKEILDAENKTPELIEVTTRVYKRSPYVVAEVLSRANGKCQSCKSDAPFLKVDGTPFLEVHHIEWLSNGGEDSVENAIALCPNCHRQAHYGVLELVPVNK; the protein is encoded by the coding sequence ATGTCTTCAAAAGCAAATCGAACATACAAGTATGGCGACCAACCGATAAGAATCACTACTGTCCAAGTGATTGAGGAACAGTTCGGAGGGGCGGCAACGGCGAAGCAAGTGGATGCTTATCTGAAAGAGCGATTTCCACATTATAAAGACGACACCCACTTGAATCTCATTGTCAACTCAGTCAACTGCAATCGTAGCTACTGGAGTTTCAACAAAACAGCCAGGCGAACTGATGATGTAACCCATCGGCATCATGAGTATGACCGATTGTTCAAGCGAGGGAAGATCTTTGAAATCTATCAACCCTCTATTCATGGTATTTGGGAGTTGTATCAGGATCAGCAAGGTAAATGGTGTTACCGTAAGGTGAAATCTGAGTTTGAAAAGGCTGTTGATGATGCGTCAGAACTGCCCCCGTCAGAACGCAAAGAGATTTTAGACGCTGAGAATAAAACTCCTGAGCTAATCGAGGTTACAACACGAGTTTATAAGCGAAGCCCCTATGTGGTAGCCGAAGTTCTTTCAAGGGCTAATGGCAAGTGTCAAAGCTGTAAGAGTGACGCTCCTTTTCTCAAAGTAGACGGCACACCATTTCTTGAGGTTCATCACATTGAGTGGCTTTCGAATGGTGGGGAGGATTCCGTTGAAAATGCGATTGCATTGTGCCCGAACTGTCACAGACAGGCGCATTATGGCGTTTTGGAGTTAGTACCAGTTAACAAATAA
- the fabV gene encoding enoyl-ACP reductase FabV, which produces MIIKPKIRGFICTTTHPVGCQVNVNKQIEYVRKNGKLTDGPARVLVIGASTGYGLASRISAAFGGGASTIGIFFEKPGTDTKPGSAGWYNSAAFDEAAKREGLYSKSINGDAFSDECRDEVISLIKEDLGQIDLVVYSLASPVRKMPKTGEIVRSALKPIGEVYTSKAIDTNKDQIITASIEPATEEEVRNTVTVMGGEDWELWIDALNNAGVLADGVKTVAYSYIGTDLTWPIYWHGALGKAKEDLDRAANALRNKLAPLNGAANVAVLKSVVTQASSAIPVMPLYISIVFKLMKDRGIHEGCIEQINRLMTTSLYGGSAKLDDEQRIRMDDLELREDVQQACRDLWPTITNENLEQLTDYIAYKEEFLKLFGFGFEEVNYEADTDTNIDFDVKTLI; this is translated from the coding sequence ATGATAATTAAACCCAAGATTCGTGGTTTCATCTGCACAACTACACATCCGGTTGGTTGCCAGGTCAACGTAAACAAACAAATCGAGTACGTCCGCAAAAACGGAAAACTCACTGATGGTCCTGCACGTGTGCTGGTGATCGGTGCCTCAACTGGTTATGGGCTTGCATCCAGAATTTCTGCAGCATTTGGCGGTGGTGCTTCCACTATCGGTATCTTCTTTGAAAAACCGGGTACGGATACCAAGCCTGGCTCTGCGGGCTGGTATAATTCTGCGGCTTTTGATGAAGCAGCGAAACGTGAAGGTCTTTACTCGAAAAGCATCAACGGCGACGCGTTCTCCGATGAGTGCCGCGACGAAGTTATCAGCCTCATCAAAGAAGATCTGGGTCAGATTGATTTAGTGGTTTATTCGCTTGCATCTCCGGTAAGAAAGATGCCAAAAACAGGCGAAATTGTTCGCTCTGCGCTGAAGCCAATCGGTGAGGTTTATACCTCTAAAGCCATTGATACCAACAAAGATCAGATCATTACTGCCAGTATCGAACCGGCAACCGAAGAAGAAGTGCGTAACACTGTTACCGTGATGGGTGGCGAGGACTGGGAACTGTGGATTGATGCGCTTAATAACGCTGGCGTTCTGGCTGATGGTGTGAAGACCGTTGCTTACTCCTACATCGGCACGGATTTGACCTGGCCTATTTACTGGCACGGTGCGCTCGGTAAGGCGAAGGAAGACCTGGATCGGGCGGCAAACGCGTTACGCAACAAGCTGGCTCCTCTCAACGGTGCTGCAAACGTCGCGGTGTTAAAGTCTGTTGTCACCCAAGCGTCTTCAGCTATTCCAGTCATGCCGCTTTATATTTCTATCGTGTTCAAGCTCATGAAAGATCGTGGGATCCACGAAGGCTGCATCGAGCAAATTAATCGTCTGATGACTACCAGCCTATATGGGGGTAGTGCCAAACTTGATGACGAGCAGCGAATCCGCATGGACGATCTGGAACTTCGGGAAGACGTTCAGCAAGCATGTCGAGATCTGTGGCCGACGATCACCAATGAAAATCTGGAGCAGCTAACAGACTACATTGCTTATAAAGAAGAGTTCCTGAAGTTGTTTGGTTTCGGATTTGAAGAGGTTAACTACGAAGCCGATACCGATACAAACATAGATTTTGATGTGAAAACATTAATCTAA